From the Borrelia puertoricensis genome, one window contains:
- a CDS encoding periplasmic-type flagellar collar protein FlbB: protein MNDFLSFSLRFFLWLFLVIFFLVFSFFLFDLFGIYQTRDYLPMYIRALLFKVDAQPPEYTHISLEEIRMIKEKEAIYIKGQQVEKLREELKKREDSLNKLEAELNQKQKDLDLKQRVIDDIVNKYKDEDANFAQAALYLVNMPPKDAVKRLEELNDEIAISYMRKVEDIAKKEGRASIVPYWLSLMDSKKAAVLIRKMSVSSLE from the coding sequence ATGAATGATTTTTTGTCATTTTCACTTAGATTTTTTTTGTGGCTATTTTTAGTTATTTTTTTCTTAGTGTTTTCATTTTTTTTGTTTGATTTATTTGGCATATATCAAACTAGAGATTATTTGCCTATGTATATCAGGGCTTTACTTTTTAAGGTAGATGCTCAGCCACCTGAATATACACATATTAGTCTTGAAGAGATTAGAATGATAAAGGAGAAAGAGGCAATTTATATTAAAGGTCAGCAAGTTGAAAAATTGAGAGAAGAATTGAAAAAGAGAGAAGATAGTTTAAATAAGTTAGAAGCCGAACTTAATCAAAAGCAGAAAGATTTAGATCTGAAACAGAGAGTAATCGATGATATTGTCAATAAATATAAAGATGAAGACGCAAATTTTGCTCAGGCTGCTTTATATTTAGTTAATATGCCACCAAAGGATGCTGTTAAGAGGCTTGAAGAACTTAATGATGAGATTGCAATATCTTATATGCGTAAGGTGGAAGATATTGCTAAAAAAGAGGGACGGGCGTCTATTGTTCCTTATTGGTTGTCTCTTATGGATTCTAAGAAGGCCGCTGTACTAATTAGAAAAATGTCTGTTAGTTCATTGGAGTGA
- a CDS encoding flagellar export protein FliJ: MNNKISKIEEFLEGISEGLNKLNNMDVFSKENYLDYLTYRKGKELKNLEKLKHEHDKYHDIYLKKYGEEKKVDILIKTLNDIIIKEKVKRESLFLDEYVNYRICKKLGNNQ; the protein is encoded by the coding sequence GTGAATAATAAGATTTCAAAAATAGAAGAATTTTTAGAAGGAATATCTGAAGGTTTAAATAAATTAAACAATATGGATGTTTTTTCGAAAGAAAATTATTTGGATTATTTGACTTATAGAAAAGGGAAAGAGTTGAAAAATCTTGAAAAACTTAAGCATGAACATGATAAGTATCATGACATTTATTTGAAGAAATATGGAGAAGAAAAAAAGGTTGACATATTAATAAAAACTTTAAATGATATTATAATTAAAGAAAAAGTAAAAAGAGAAAGCTTGTTTTTAGATGAATATGTTAATTATAGAATTTGTAAAAAATTAGGGAATAATCAATGA
- a CDS encoding FliI/YscN family ATPase: protein MDIFFEDYSKILDDVEPISLIGKIRKIKGLLIESLGPKCGIGDLCLIEQRSGKKIYAEVLGLNGSFVNLMAYEGFDGVEIGDKVCSLGKKLQINLSDELLGRVIDSLGRPIDNKGQFFGNYYKELSFSNINPLSRGVFSEQIVTGVKVLDGFLPVAKGQRVGIFSGAGVGKSTLLGMIAKNSKADVNVIAFIGERGRELNEFINYDLGEECFKRSVLIVSTSDASPISRYKGAYTATLIAEYFRDRGMNVMLLFDSITRFANAKREISLSMGEPPATKGYPPSVFVEIPILLERSGLNSKGSITGFYTVLVEGDDFTEPIADNMKAVLDGHIILDRDLSDRGIYPSVNILSSTSRSIHRIVNFERQKLISKIRNLLSIYKSYEDLIKTGIYIKGSNKEVDLAVAKYPKIIDFLSQGIQEEFDFENLDSELREILA, encoded by the coding sequence ATGGACATCTTTTTTGAAGATTATTCAAAAATATTGGATGATGTTGAGCCTATATCTCTTATTGGTAAAATAAGGAAGATTAAAGGACTCTTAATAGAAAGTTTGGGTCCAAAATGTGGTATTGGTGATTTATGTTTAATTGAGCAAAGAAGTGGTAAGAAAATATATGCTGAAGTTTTAGGTTTAAATGGATCTTTTGTTAACCTTATGGCTTATGAAGGATTTGATGGAGTTGAGATTGGCGATAAAGTTTGCTCTTTAGGTAAAAAGCTTCAGATTAATCTTAGTGATGAATTACTTGGTCGGGTGATAGATTCTCTTGGTAGGCCTATTGATAATAAGGGGCAGTTTTTTGGTAATTATTATAAAGAATTAAGTTTTAGTAATATTAATCCTTTAAGTAGAGGTGTTTTTTCTGAGCAAATAGTTACTGGTGTTAAAGTTCTTGATGGGTTTTTACCAGTTGCAAAGGGGCAACGTGTAGGCATTTTCTCAGGTGCGGGTGTTGGTAAGTCTACTTTGCTTGGTATGATTGCCAAAAATTCTAAGGCAGATGTTAATGTTATTGCATTTATTGGTGAGAGAGGCCGTGAGCTTAATGAGTTTATTAATTATGATCTTGGAGAAGAATGCTTTAAGAGAAGTGTTTTGATTGTTTCGACCTCTGATGCATCTCCTATTTCAAGATATAAAGGGGCTTATACCGCAACATTAATAGCTGAATATTTTAGAGATCGTGGGATGAATGTTATGTTGCTATTTGATTCAATTACAAGATTTGCAAATGCTAAAAGGGAAATTAGTCTTTCTATGGGAGAGCCACCTGCTACTAAGGGATATCCTCCTTCTGTTTTTGTAGAAATTCCTATTTTGCTTGAGCGTTCAGGACTTAATTCTAAGGGTAGTATTACAGGGTTTTATACTGTGCTTGTTGAGGGCGATGATTTTACAGAACCAATAGCTGATAATATGAAAGCTGTTTTAGATGGACACATTATTTTGGATAGAGATTTATCTGATAGAGGGATTTATCCTTCTGTAAATATTTTAAGTTCTACTTCAAGATCTATTCATAGAATAGTAAATTTTGAAAGACAAAAATTGATATCTAAGATTAGAAATTTATTATCAATTTATAAAAGTTATGAAGATCTAATTAAGACGGGAATTTATATTAAAGGTTCTAATAAAGAAGTTGATTTGGCAGTTGCAAAATATCCAAAGATTATTGATTTTTTGTCTCAAGGAATACAAGAGGAGTTTGATTTTGAAAATTTGGATAGTGAATTGAGAGAAATATTAGCTTGA
- the fliH gene encoding flagellar assembly protein FliH, translated as MPKVLYKSKEVVNAVKLEFVEITNPIFKSLEIKRKENELCDIDSRSIKLRNELEDLMNQRTKLQEEIEREHEFAKKEIDAECSKILEEAKEQANKIVSLASERAEALQKEAENKKGAIEQESNLEIEKIVREHEDRLKRELETEMARGRNEGYDAGFDKGREDCDKILGKLNSIISSLVAKRKEILESSGEHIMNLVMQIAVKVVKKIIDSQKGVVIENVNEALNKVKNKTNIVIRVNLDDIDVVSHQKHEFISKFDFIKNLEVVEDVNIGKGGCIIETDFGEIDARISSQLDRIEEKFKNFSSIF; from the coding sequence TTGCCTAAGGTTTTATATAAATCAAAAGAAGTTGTAAATGCAGTAAAGTTAGAGTTTGTTGAGATTACGAATCCTATTTTTAAATCGTTGGAAATTAAGAGAAAAGAAAATGAACTTTGTGATATAGATAGTCGTAGCATTAAACTTCGCAATGAACTTGAAGACTTAATGAATCAAAGAACAAAGCTTCAAGAGGAAATTGAACGTGAACATGAATTTGCTAAAAAGGAAATAGATGCTGAATGTTCTAAGATTCTTGAAGAAGCTAAAGAACAAGCTAATAAAATAGTAAGTTTGGCTAGTGAGAGAGCTGAAGCTTTGCAAAAGGAAGCTGAGAACAAAAAAGGGGCTATTGAGCAAGAGTCTAATTTAGAAATTGAGAAAATAGTTAGGGAACATGAAGATCGATTAAAAAGGGAGCTTGAAACGGAAATGGCAAGAGGAAGAAATGAAGGGTATGATGCAGGATTTGATAAGGGGCGTGAGGATTGTGATAAAATATTAGGAAAGTTAAATAGCATAATATCTTCTTTGGTTGCAAAGAGAAAGGAGATCCTTGAATCTTCAGGGGAACACATAATGAATCTTGTCATGCAGATTGCAGTTAAGGTGGTTAAAAAAATTATAGATTCTCAGAAAGGTGTTGTTATAGAAAATGTAAATGAGGCTTTAAATAAGGTAAAAAACAAAACAAATATTGTTATTCGTGTTAATCTTGATGATATAGATGTTGTGAGTCATCAAAAGCATGAGTTTATTTCTAAATTTGATTTTATAAAGAATCTAGAAGTTGTTGAAGACGTTAATATAGGAAAGGGTGGATGTATTATTGAGACTGATTTTGGGGAAATAGATGCACGAATTTCATCTCAACTGGATAGAATAGAGGAGAAATTTAAAAATTTTTCTTCTATATTTTAG
- the fliG gene encoding flagellar motor switch protein FliG, whose protein sequence is MEDQKEKEILGVSTLTGKQKAAILLVSIGSEISSKIFKYLSQEEIESLTFEIARLDVVTSDLKDSVLLEFKELMMAQEFIQKGGIDYARELLEKSLGTQKAVDIINNLGSALQSRPFEFVRRADPANILNFIQQEHPQTIALILSYLDPQKASFILSSLPTEIQTNVARRIALMDRTSPEVVREVERVLEKKLASLSSEDYTSAGGVDNVVEIINMADRKTEKFIIESLEEEDPELAEEIKKKMFVFEDIVLLDDRSIQRILREIDGQELSKALKSVDAPVQDKIFKNMSKRAAGMLKEDMEFLGPTRRKDVEESQQKIVSLIRKLEEQGEIVISRGGEEDVLV, encoded by the coding sequence ATGGAAGATCAAAAAGAAAAAGAGATATTAGGTGTTTCTACTTTGACGGGCAAACAGAAAGCCGCTATTTTATTAGTTTCAATAGGTTCTGAAATTTCATCTAAAATATTTAAATATTTATCTCAAGAGGAGATAGAATCGTTGACTTTTGAAATAGCAAGACTTGATGTTGTTACTTCTGATCTTAAAGATAGTGTTCTCTTGGAATTTAAAGAGTTAATGATGGCTCAAGAGTTTATTCAAAAGGGTGGAATAGATTATGCTAGGGAGCTTCTTGAGAAATCTCTTGGTACTCAAAAAGCAGTAGATATTATTAATAATTTAGGTTCTGCTTTGCAATCAAGGCCTTTTGAATTTGTTAGAAGAGCAGATCCTGCTAATATTTTAAACTTTATTCAACAAGAACATCCGCAGACAATTGCTTTAATACTTTCATATCTTGATCCTCAAAAGGCTTCATTTATTCTCTCTAGCCTTCCTACTGAAATTCAGACTAATGTTGCAAGAAGAATTGCATTGATGGATAGAACTTCTCCTGAAGTGGTAAGAGAAGTTGAGAGAGTGCTTGAGAAAAAGTTAGCTTCTTTATCTTCAGAGGATTATACTTCAGCTGGAGGTGTTGATAATGTTGTTGAAATAATTAACATGGCCGATCGAAAGACAGAGAAATTTATTATTGAATCCCTTGAAGAAGAGGATCCTGAACTTGCAGAGGAAATTAAAAAGAAAATGTTTGTATTTGAAGATATTGTTCTTCTTGATGATAGATCAATACAGCGAATTTTAAGAGAAATAGATGGTCAGGAGTTATCAAAAGCTTTAAAATCAGTTGATGCACCTGTTCAAGATAAGATTTTTAAAAATATGTCTAAGAGGGCTGCTGGAATGCTTAAGGAAGATATGGAATTTTTGGGTCCCACTAGACGTAAGGATGTTGAGGAATCTCAGCAAAAAATTGTTTCTCTTATTAGGAAATTAGAAGAACAGGGTGAAATAGTAATCTCAAGGGGTGGTGAAGAAGATGTACTTGTCTGA
- the fliF gene encoding flagellar basal-body MS-ring/collar protein FliF, producing the protein MNNFITKFFASVNKNFKRASMVQKVAFGVIALFIILAFIFLIGFSTKKQGIALFGVGIKDQYLLDRIVQRLDRESVEYIITSDGKIYLSDENMSKKMRAILVREELVPVHMDPWSLFDIDRWTITDFERNVNLRRSITRAVEQHIVALDDVDAVSINLVMPEKALFKESQEAVKASVRITPKPGSDIVTNRKKVEGLVKLIQYAIEGLESDNIAIVDNKGTILNDFSNLDGIDRIDLAEKERKLKLKYESMLRDEIDSALSKVLSVDRFMIARVNVTLDTSRQTTESKEYAPIEIESQDPKVSYNTRKVSDSTLLSSQVHKREYEGQGYSPWGPPGQEGNTPPEYRDLSDIIGKSNEFKEIKNIALNEKKSLNEKEPARIAGISLGIFIDGVWDFVYDESGNFIIENGMRKREYKPISDEALKNITDVLQSSFEYKPERGDSIAIRNVAFDRVNEFRKIDEDYFSTEKFKFLIFTVSIIFALLILIFTVFFIVSREVERRRRLKEEEFSRQAHLRRQQALMDNDDIGVDDVVGGIREEDELQSNAEFLAREKPEDVAKLIRTWIVKNV; encoded by the coding sequence TTGAACAATTTTATTACTAAGTTTTTTGCATCAGTAAATAAGAATTTCAAAAGGGCCAGTATGGTTCAAAAAGTGGCTTTTGGTGTTATTGCTTTATTCATAATTTTAGCATTTATTTTTTTAATAGGATTTTCTACTAAAAAACAAGGTATTGCTCTTTTTGGTGTTGGTATTAAAGATCAGTATTTGTTAGATAGAATAGTGCAAAGATTGGATAGAGAAAGTGTTGAATATATTATTACTTCTGATGGAAAAATTTACTTAAGTGATGAAAATATGTCAAAAAAAATGAGAGCAATTCTTGTAAGAGAAGAGCTTGTTCCTGTGCATATGGATCCTTGGTCTCTTTTTGATATTGATAGATGGACCATTACGGATTTTGAGAGGAATGTTAATCTTAGGAGATCAATTACAAGAGCTGTTGAACAGCATATTGTTGCTCTTGATGATGTTGATGCTGTTAGTATTAATCTTGTGATGCCAGAAAAGGCTCTTTTTAAAGAATCACAGGAAGCAGTTAAAGCGTCTGTTAGAATTACTCCTAAGCCTGGTTCTGATATCGTGACTAATCGTAAAAAGGTGGAAGGACTTGTTAAGCTGATTCAATATGCTATTGAGGGTCTTGAATCGGATAATATTGCTATTGTTGATAATAAAGGGACTATTTTAAATGATTTTTCTAATTTAGATGGTATTGATAGGATTGATTTGGCTGAAAAGGAAAGGAAGCTTAAATTAAAATATGAATCTATGCTTCGAGATGAAATTGATTCTGCTTTAAGTAAAGTTTTGTCTGTTGATAGGTTTATGATTGCAAGAGTTAATGTGACGCTTGATACTTCTCGTCAAACTACGGAATCTAAAGAGTATGCTCCTATTGAGATTGAGTCCCAGGATCCAAAAGTTTCTTATAATACAAGAAAAGTTAGTGATTCTACATTGCTTTCTTCCCAAGTGCATAAAAGAGAATATGAGGGACAAGGTTATAGTCCATGGGGGCCACCTGGTCAAGAAGGTAACACCCCTCCTGAATACCGAGATTTAAGTGATATTATCGGTAAGTCAAATGAGTTTAAAGAAATAAAGAATATTGCTCTTAATGAGAAAAAATCTTTAAACGAAAAGGAGCCTGCTAGGATTGCAGGGATTTCTCTTGGTATTTTTATAGATGGTGTTTGGGATTTTGTTTATGATGAGTCTGGAAATTTTATTATAGAAAATGGCATGCGTAAAAGGGAATATAAGCCTATTTCTGATGAAGCTTTAAAAAATATTACAGATGTTTTGCAAAGTTCTTTTGAGTATAAGCCGGAGAGGGGGGATTCAATTGCCATTAGGAATGTTGCCTTTGATCGAGTGAATGAATTTAGAAAGATAGATGAAGATTATTTTTCAACTGAAAAATTTAAGTTTCTTATTTTTACAGTAAGTATAATATTTGCATTGTTGATATTAATATTTACGGTATTTTTCATTGTGTCTAGAGAAGTTGAGAGAAGAAGACGCCTTAAAGAAGAAGAGTTTTCAAGACAAGCACATTTAAGACGCCAGCAAGCATTAATGGATAACGATGATATTGGTGTTGATGATGTTGTTGGTGGAATTAGGGAGGAGGATGAACTTCAAAGTAATGCTGAATTTTTAGCTAGAGAGAAACCAGAAGATGTTGCTAAACTTATTAGAACATGGATTGTGAAGAATGTATAA
- the fliE gene encoding flagellar hook-basal body complex protein FliE produces the protein MEVDSFFTDNNVYLVRKNPLHFDKSFSGFDVKREVKAESFKDLFFNLISDVNNSQLDVFRMSQQAILQPNSVDVHDITIAMSKANMNLSITKAVVERGIKAYQDVINIR, from the coding sequence ATGGAAGTAGATTCTTTTTTTACAGATAATAATGTTTATTTAGTTCGTAAAAATCCTTTGCATTTTGATAAAAGTTTTTCTGGTTTTGATGTTAAACGTGAGGTAAAGGCAGAATCTTTCAAAGATTTGTTCTTTAATTTAATATCTGATGTGAATAATAGCCAATTGGATGTGTTTAGAATGTCTCAACAAGCTATTTTGCAACCAAATAGTGTCGATGTGCATGATATTACAATAGCAATGTCTAAAGCTAATATGAATTTAAGTATTACAAAGGCTGTTGTTGAGAGAGGCATAAAGGCTTATCAAGATGTAATTAATATTCGTTAA
- the flgC gene encoding flagellar basal body rod protein FlgC: MGLFSSINTASTGLTAQRLRLDVIANNIANVETTRTSEGGSYRRQRIIFSPRVVSPYWKGPFVPDYLDNGVGQGVRVSGIEKDKSPLKLKYDPTHPDAIKSGDLKGYVEFPNVNAVEEMVDMISASRAYEANSTVINSGKAMFRSALSILQN; encoded by the coding sequence ATGGGATTATTTTCAAGTATTAATACTGCTTCAACGGGTTTGACAGCTCAAAGATTGAGACTAGATGTTATTGCAAATAATATTGCTAATGTGGAGACTACTAGAACTTCTGAGGGGGGCTCTTATAGAAGACAGAGGATAATTTTTTCTCCAAGGGTTGTAAGTCCGTATTGGAAGGGTCCTTTTGTTCCTGATTATCTTGATAATGGAGTTGGTCAGGGCGTAAGGGTTTCTGGTATTGAAAAAGACAAGTCCCCTTTGAAATTAAAGTATGATCCAACTCATCCTGATGCAATAAAATCTGGTGATCTAAAGGGTTATGTGGAATTTCCTAATGTGAATGCAGTTGAAGAGATGGTAGATATGATATCTGCTTCTCGTGCTTATGAAGCAAATTCTACTGTCATTAATAGTGGCAAAGCAATGTTTAGGAGTGCATTGTCAATACTGCAGAATTAA
- the flgB gene encoding flagellar basal body rod protein FlgB: MNIFDRSIDLAHRYLDVLSFRQSVIADNVANVDTPNFKRSKVSFESELERAIFNEGASNLSLIRGNGKHLDGFKELGYLDVKPRRMLDYLSTLNNNGNNVDIDSEMKNLAQNQMMYSLFTNIQAHHFKSVNIVIK, translated from the coding sequence TTGAATATTTTTGATAGGTCAATTGATTTAGCACATAGGTATTTGGATGTTCTTAGTTTTAGACAAAGTGTTATAGCTGATAATGTTGCAAATGTAGATACTCCAAACTTTAAGAGAAGTAAGGTTTCTTTTGAGTCTGAGCTTGAACGAGCAATTTTCAATGAAGGAGCAAGCAATTTATCTTTAATAAGGGGTAATGGTAAGCATTTGGATGGTTTTAAAGAATTAGGATATTTAGATGTTAAACCTCGCAGAATGCTTGATTATCTCTCTACTCTCAATAATAATGGTAATAATGTTGATATTGATTCTGAGATGAAGAATCTTGCTCAGAATCAAATGATGTATAGTTTGTTTACGAATATTCAAGCTCATCATTTTAAAAGTGTAAATATTGTAATAAAATAA
- the hslU gene encoding HslU--HslV peptidase ATPase subunit has translation MDKTENQNIVPKEIVAELDKYIIGQVEAKKLVSIALVNRYIRSKLPKEIRDDVMPKNIIMVGSTGIGKTEIARRLSKLIKAPFIKVEATKYTEVGYVGRDVESMIRDLMSIAVSMVKEEMYDSVREEASKRAEERIIDKLLKTSEGSENDNASEEERKIRDKLRGKFRKQLRSGDIDDNLIDIYVSGKMPVSTIEIFSGSNFEEIDMSIGGLINNIFDRKKRRELKIKKAREIIISEELEKLVDHENIVEVAKSRVENMGIVFIDEIDKIVTKNRTGNDISREGVQRDILPIVEGSKVNTKYGIVDTSHILFIAAGAFNLSKPSDLIPELQGRFPIKVELKSLSVNDFKNILKHTKNSLIKQYIAMFKVYNLILTFSEEAIDRIAELAFNMNYEGENLGARRLHGVIEKILADLFFEAPGSKLKKFEINLDYVNEKIKINEQKDLNYYII, from the coding sequence ATGGATAAGACTGAAAATCAAAATATAGTGCCTAAAGAGATTGTTGCAGAACTAGATAAATATATAATAGGACAAGTTGAGGCTAAAAAATTGGTTTCAATTGCTCTTGTTAATAGATATATAAGATCTAAGCTCCCCAAGGAAATAAGAGATGATGTCATGCCTAAAAATATTATTATGGTTGGCTCAACTGGAATTGGTAAAACTGAGATTGCAAGAAGGCTTTCAAAGCTTATTAAGGCTCCTTTTATTAAGGTTGAAGCTACAAAATATACTGAGGTAGGTTATGTAGGTCGTGATGTTGAGTCTATGATTCGTGATTTGATGAGTATTGCGGTGAGTATGGTAAAAGAAGAGATGTATGATTCTGTTCGCGAAGAGGCAAGCAAGCGTGCTGAGGAGAGGATAATTGACAAACTTTTGAAAACCTCTGAGGGTTCTGAGAATGATAATGCAAGTGAAGAAGAAAGAAAAATTCGTGATAAATTAAGAGGTAAGTTTAGGAAACAATTAAGAAGTGGGGATATTGATGATAATCTTATTGATATTTATGTTTCAGGAAAAATGCCCGTTTCTACTATCGAAATATTTTCTGGTAGTAATTTCGAAGAGATTGATATGAGTATTGGAGGATTGATTAATAATATATTTGATAGGAAGAAAAGACGGGAATTAAAAATAAAAAAAGCCAGGGAGATAATTATATCTGAAGAGCTTGAAAAGTTAGTGGATCATGAAAATATTGTAGAGGTTGCCAAATCAAGAGTTGAGAATATGGGAATTGTTTTTATTGATGAGATCGATAAGATAGTTACTAAGAATAGAACCGGAAATGATATATCTAGAGAAGGCGTTCAGAGAGATATTTTGCCAATTGTTGAAGGATCTAAGGTTAATACAAAATATGGGATAGTGGATACTTCTCATATTTTGTTCATTGCTGCAGGTGCTTTTAATTTATCAAAGCCATCCGATTTAATACCAGAACTTCAAGGTAGGTTTCCAATTAAGGTTGAACTTAAAAGTTTAAGTGTGAATGATTTCAAGAATATTTTAAAACACACTAAAAACTCTTTAATAAAACAGTACATTGCAATGTTTAAGGTTTATAATTTGATTTTGACATTTAGTGAAGAAGCGATTGATAGAATTGCTGAACTTGCCTTTAATATGAATTATGAAGGAGAGAATCTTGGAGCAAGAAGGTTGCATGGAGTTATTGAAAAGATTCTTGCCGATCTTTTTTTTGAAGCACCCGGTAGCAAGTTAAAAAAATTTGAAATAAACTTGGATTATGTTAATGAAAAAATAAAAATTAACGAACAAAAAGACTTAAATTATTATATAATATAG
- the hslV gene encoding ATP-dependent protease subunit HslV, protein MSFKGTTVIAIRRGGKTVLAADGQVTIGYTVLKSNAIKIRKLFNGKILAGFAGSTSDAITLFEKFEEKVKVREDGIVDIKRAAVELAKAWRSDKILHKLEAMMLVADSENILLISGTGDVVEPEEDVISIGSGGNYAYSAALAYMENKKLSAADIAFKSLKVAARVCIYTNSNIVLEEIN, encoded by the coding sequence ATGAGTTTTAAAGGAACTACAGTTATAGCAATAAGAAGAGGTGGGAAGACTGTATTAGCAGCAGATGGGCAAGTGACTATTGGATATACTGTTTTAAAATCCAATGCTATTAAAATAAGAAAGTTGTTTAATGGAAAAATTTTAGCGGGATTTGCAGGTTCAACTTCTGATGCTATTACTCTTTTTGAGAAGTTTGAAGAAAAGGTTAAAGTTAGAGAAGATGGAATTGTTGATATTAAGAGAGCTGCTGTAGAGCTTGCAAAAGCTTGGAGGTCTGACAAAATACTTCATAAACTTGAAGCAATGATGCTCGTAGCTGATTCTGAAAATATTTTATTAATTTCAGGTACTGGAGATGTTGTTGAGCCTGAAGAAGATGTGATTTCGATTGGTAGTGGAGGAAATTATGCTTATTCAGCGGCGCTTGCTTATATGGAAAATAAAAAATTAAGTGCTGCTGATATTGCTTTTAAGTCTTTAAAGGTAGCAGCAAGAGTTTGTATATATACAAACTCAAATATCGTGCTTGAGGAGATTAATTGA
- the dprA gene encoding DNA-processing protein DprA — protein MFKLLYVDNLRFLKSEEKLKIFNDFDLSCLCKLSLRDISNYLSRVFRRDYKLPDLKLIEMQQKVINRTSARIAVFGSKGYPLKLNRIYNPPFAIYYKGNLPDSNSLSWAVVGSRQISRVLTDKVKELSSHLAKNHVEIISGFAIGADIAAHLGAINEQKRTYAVIATDIDNIYPKQNRKYVTCLLENGGGVLTETLPYEKIQNYFFAKRNRIVAGLSDVVFITCAPKKSGALITAELGLDLGLDVYVYNINYSGDGSRVLYDSGAQEIKSVSDLYKILNLQYNEPGISDDSKVCCICKDTSSMLINELLNEISK, from the coding sequence ATGTTTAAATTGCTTTATGTTGATAATTTAAGATTTTTAAAGAGTGAAGAGAAACTTAAAATTTTTAATGATTTTGATTTAAGTTGTCTTTGTAAATTAAGTTTAAGAGATATTTCTAATTATTTATCTAGGGTTTTTAGGAGGGACTATAAGCTTCCAGATTTAAAGTTAATAGAGATGCAACAAAAAGTTATTAACAGAACAAGTGCAAGAATTGCTGTTTTTGGATCTAAGGGTTATCCTTTAAAGCTTAATAGGATTTATAATCCTCCGTTTGCTATTTATTATAAAGGTAATCTTCCGGATTCTAATTCTTTGTCTTGGGCTGTTGTTGGTTCAAGACAAATCAGTAGAGTGTTGACCGATAAAGTTAAAGAGTTGTCTTCTCATCTTGCTAAGAATCATGTGGAGATAATATCTGGATTTGCAATAGGAGCTGATATTGCAGCGCATCTTGGTGCAATCAATGAGCAAAAAAGAACATATGCAGTTATTGCAACAGATATTGACAATATTTATCCAAAACAAAATAGAAAATATGTTACTTGCCTTTTAGAAAATGGTGGAGGTGTTCTTACTGAAACTTTGCCTTATGAGAAGATACAAAATTATTTTTTTGCAAAGAGAAATAGAATAGTAGCTGGTCTTTCAGATGTTGTTTTTATTACTTGTGCACCAAAAAAATCAGGAGCTTTAATTACTGCTGAGCTTGGACTTGATTTGGGTCTTGATGTTTATGTTTATAATATTAATTATTCTGGTGATGGTTCTAGAGTTTTATATGATTCTGGAGCTCAAGAGATAAAATCGGTGTCAGATCTTTATAAGATACTCAATCTTCAGTATAATGAGCCTGGAATTAGTGATGACTCAAAGGTCTGTTGTATATGCAAAGATACATCGAGTATGCTTATTAATGAGTTATTGAATGAAATATCTAAATAG